A window of Oligoflexus sp. contains these coding sequences:
- a CDS encoding TlpA family protein disulfide reductase has product MIARVFFIMTLLLPGVNVKAEDAKEAAHDAGHAGEAKDSKNGAPTRADHYVHRWVAFPSFKATSLDRRENKSVAPRDGRVTVIVFLASWCVPCQQQIKEFKRIEEKYQNRFTDFVYVFAHDTESDARGFSNVYKIGGNAMMASANVLEAFHQPELPTYYVADRYKWMVLRKSNTQKADLDGLDNFLSLHTAL; this is encoded by the coding sequence GTGATAGCACGAGTTTTCTTTATCATGACGCTTCTTCTGCCAGGCGTCAACGTAAAGGCAGAAGACGCCAAGGAAGCCGCCCACGACGCCGGCCATGCGGGCGAAGCGAAAGATAGCAAGAATGGTGCCCCGACCCGAGCGGATCATTATGTCCATCGCTGGGTCGCCTTTCCCTCTTTCAAAGCGACGAGTCTGGATCGACGCGAAAACAAGAGCGTCGCACCTCGGGATGGACGCGTGACGGTCATCGTATTCCTGGCTTCATGGTGTGTTCCCTGTCAGCAGCAGATCAAGGAATTCAAGCGCATCGAGGAAAAATATCAGAACCGCTTCACGGATTTCGTTTATGTCTTCGCGCATGATACGGAAAGCGATGCCCGCGGTTTTTCCAACGTGTATAAGATCGGCGGCAACGCGATGATGGCCTCGGCCAATGTCCTGGAAGCCTTTCACCAGCCTGAGCTGCCGACGTATTATGTCGCGGATCGCTATAAATGGATGGTGCTCAGAAAGAGCAATACGCAGAAAGCGGATCTGGATGGGCTGGATAATTTTTTGAGTCTGCATACCGCTCTCTGA
- the ccmA gene encoding heme ABC exporter ATP-binding protein CcmA yields MLKIQNLEFRYQFRRILQGVSFAAEAGEIVHIVGPNGAGKTTLMTILAGLRQEHAGSIEYHSAPGRLADDRRDYIEYLPAEANALYGKMDAMTNLRFWQSLRGHKCTDEALVAELAQWDLDHPLIRQNFPVERFSTGMKRRLALARVKLSKTPCWLLDEPLYGLDTKGIQTFQAMLEKHLKQGGQAWIVSHDTAPLSIFSLRTLDLGGKKS; encoded by the coding sequence GTGCTTAAGATTCAGAATCTGGAATTTCGTTATCAGTTTCGACGCATTCTGCAGGGCGTTTCCTTCGCCGCAGAGGCGGGCGAAATCGTGCATATCGTCGGTCCCAATGGTGCGGGCAAAACCACCCTCATGACCATTCTCGCCGGCCTTCGGCAGGAACATGCGGGCAGCATCGAATACCATAGCGCACCGGGCCGGCTTGCTGATGACAGGCGGGATTACATCGAGTACCTGCCCGCCGAGGCCAATGCGCTTTACGGTAAAATGGACGCGATGACCAATCTCCGTTTCTGGCAAAGCCTGCGCGGGCACAAGTGCACTGATGAGGCCCTGGTCGCGGAGCTTGCGCAATGGGACCTGGATCATCCTTTGATTCGGCAGAATTTCCCAGTCGAGCGCTTTTCCACCGGGATGAAGCGGCGCCTGGCTTTGGCCCGGGTGAAGCTGTCCAAAACGCCCTGCTGGCTTTTGGATGAACCGCTTTACGGGCTTGATACCAAGGGCATTCAGACCTTTCAGGCGATGCTCGAAAAACATTTGAAGCAAGGCGGCCAGGCCTGGATCGTAAGTCATGACACGGCGCCCCTGTCGATCTTCTCGCTGCGGACTCTGGATCTGGGAGGAAAAAAATCATGA
- a CDS encoding TIGR04552 family protein, whose amino-acid sequence MVSGLNYSTNAKKRWLRLEINTDDLLQVWSFNWGIMDVLIGGKSSIDLQELKVRSWQDATEFLRYYGYDPDVPADAQKIHMVICEAWNFIEQYLMPFEWSRGKQPPSQLLYTHDARDIILAASDLRPEVATTQAWACAVLRVMHTIAHIDGVTKYADIEAARTQVMNRFLKFVFRDQDGKLRFGDRQTSVVLDRIEWKLRKSRESIILKLLHKKANVAETIYDLLGIRIITKKLADVMVVVKFLRDFHIVTFPNCNPSRARNSLIDVESFKHNVDMLREMLEDGRIKPQEFTNILQGLTKPLAAVNSAANPHTAKGYRAVQLTCRQLIRYPNPALRWQEKLRSYLGEKDISEQVHQICTEILQLAATEPQDEQLEGFFPFELQVMDEASAAQNAMGEASHDRYKQSQVKAARRRVLNRVLSLAESAS is encoded by the coding sequence ATGGTCTCTGGCCTTAATTATAGCACGAATGCGAAGAAACGGTGGCTGCGCTTGGAAATCAATACTGACGATCTCCTCCAGGTTTGGTCGTTCAACTGGGGCATAATGGATGTCCTGATTGGCGGCAAATCCTCGATCGACCTTCAGGAACTCAAAGTCCGAAGCTGGCAGGATGCCACGGAATTTTTACGTTACTATGGCTACGATCCGGATGTGCCTGCCGATGCGCAGAAAATTCATATGGTGATCTGCGAAGCCTGGAATTTTATCGAACAGTATCTGATGCCTTTCGAATGGAGCCGGGGCAAGCAGCCGCCGTCTCAGCTCCTTTATACACACGACGCTCGGGACATCATCCTCGCCGCCTCGGATTTACGTCCCGAGGTCGCGACAACCCAGGCCTGGGCCTGCGCCGTCCTCAGGGTCATGCATACGATCGCTCATATAGATGGTGTCACCAAATATGCGGATATTGAAGCCGCGCGCACGCAGGTGATGAATCGCTTCCTGAAGTTCGTGTTCCGCGATCAGGACGGCAAGCTGCGGTTCGGCGACCGCCAGACGAGTGTGGTGCTGGATCGCATCGAATGGAAGCTGCGGAAGTCGCGGGAGTCGATCATTCTCAAGCTTCTGCACAAAAAAGCCAATGTCGCAGAAACGATATACGATCTGCTCGGCATTCGCATCATCACGAAAAAGCTGGCCGATGTCATGGTCGTGGTGAAATTTTTGCGCGACTTTCATATCGTCACCTTTCCCAACTGCAATCCCTCGCGGGCGCGGAACTCTTTGATCGATGTCGAAAGTTTCAAGCACAATGTGGATATGCTGCGGGAAATGCTGGAGGACGGGCGGATCAAGCCGCAGGAATTCACCAACATCCTTCAGGGTCTCACCAAACCCCTGGCGGCCGTCAACAGCGCCGCCAATCCCCATACCGCGAAAGGCTATCGGGCCGTGCAGCTGACCTGCCGGCAGCTCATCCGTTATCCCAATCCAGCCCTGCGCTGGCAGGAAAAGCTGCGGAGTTATCTGGGCGAGAAAGACATCAGCGAGCAGGTCCATCAGATCTGTACCGAGATTCTGCAGCTGGCCGCCACGGAGCCCCAGGACGAGCAGCTGGAAGGTTTCTTCCCTTTCGAACTGCAGGTGATGGACGAAGCGTCCGCCGCGCAGAACGCGATGGGCGAGGCGAGCCACGATCGCTATAAGCAGTCGCAGGTCAAGGCCGCGCGTCGCCGTGTGTTGAATCGAGTCCTGAGCCTTGCGGAAAGTGCGAGCTGA